The following are from one region of the Granulicella aggregans genome:
- a CDS encoding LacI family DNA-binding transcriptional regulator, translating to MPIPKSSVPTLVDVAREAGVSLKTASRVLNNSPEVREEKAAKVRAAMERLGYHANALARGLKAQRSAAVGMIVPDLSDPFTANSVHGLQEVARRCGYAVILASSGGDVELERTEIQALIGRQIDGLVIAPADSRHDTFTGVIPAGVHVVAFDQVLRSAKVDSVTVTNRRSAREATEHLLGHGLRRVVVIGARPHLYTIKERVAGYRAAMRAADQQERICMVEHENVLTPQWFAENIFALHNADAILTLNWVCTMAALRGLRQLGKSVARDIAMLSFDNFDLADFITPGLSVIVQPAEEIGRVAANLLFERLNGSSGSPRSVVLPAKLVIRQSCGCSLTDGRH from the coding sequence ATGCCAATACCGAAGAGTAGTGTGCCGACGTTGGTGGACGTCGCTCGTGAAGCCGGGGTCTCCCTCAAGACGGCATCGAGGGTCTTGAACAACTCTCCTGAAGTGCGGGAGGAGAAGGCGGCCAAGGTCAGGGCGGCTATGGAACGCCTTGGATATCACGCGAACGCCCTGGCCCGCGGACTGAAGGCGCAGCGATCGGCCGCTGTCGGAATGATCGTTCCGGACCTTTCGGACCCTTTCACGGCGAACTCCGTCCACGGCCTGCAGGAGGTAGCGCGCCGGTGTGGATACGCTGTGATCCTGGCAAGCTCAGGCGGTGATGTGGAGTTGGAACGCACCGAGATTCAGGCCTTGATCGGCCGTCAGATCGACGGTCTCGTGATTGCCCCAGCCGACAGCCGGCATGATACGTTTACCGGCGTGATCCCGGCGGGCGTCCATGTAGTCGCGTTTGACCAGGTCTTGAGAAGTGCCAAAGTCGATTCGGTGACCGTCACCAACCGGCGAAGCGCACGAGAAGCCACCGAGCATCTTTTGGGACATGGATTGCGCCGGGTGGTGGTGATTGGCGCGCGGCCGCATCTTTACACCATCAAGGAACGGGTCGCGGGCTATCGCGCGGCGATGCGTGCGGCGGACCAGCAAGAGCGAATCTGCATGGTGGAGCACGAGAATGTGCTCACGCCCCAGTGGTTCGCGGAGAACATCTTCGCCCTGCACAACGCAGATGCCATCCTGACGTTGAACTGGGTATGCACCATGGCGGCCCTGCGGGGACTGCGGCAGCTCGGCAAGTCCGTTGCACGAGACATTGCCATGCTCTCGTTCGATAATTTCGACCTTGCGGATTTCATCACCCCGGGACTGTCCGTAATTGTGCAGCCCGCCGAGGAGATTGGCCGGGTAGCGGCGAACCTTCTGTTCGAGCGACTAAACGGTAGTTCGGGAAGCCCGCGCTCCGTGGTTTTGCCGGCCAAGCTGGTCATACGGCAATCTTGCGGATGTTCGCTGACCGATGGGAGACATTGA
- a CDS encoding glycoside hydrolase family 76 protein: protein MGQLTCRAGAFLLVAASLLGCASHTVKNSVPTATDVDNPDLRRASDAMAALQRWYVPATGLYQTTGWWNSANATTTLADYARVSGKRVDYEGTLANTFAVAQKEAPGFLNKFYDDEGWWALAWVDAYDLTGDPRYLTMAESIFKDMAGGWDDTCGGGIWWSKDRGYKNAIANELFLAVAAHLANRTRGAERHAYATWSKRELKWFRGTGLINAQGLINDGLGKAKDQTSGGGCSNNGQTTWTYNQGVILGGLAEMSKGGHGAAELKLAREIARAAMAHLADKDGVLHDPCEPKCGGDGVQFKGIFVRNLAALYRVDPEAEFAAFVQGNAEAIWTKDRGPEDRLGETWSGPYMAANAGAQSSGLDALVGAVEVSHRQGRSALN, encoded by the coding sequence ATGGGGCAGTTAACTTGTCGAGCGGGAGCTTTCCTGCTCGTTGCAGCTTCTCTTCTTGGGTGCGCCTCGCACACCGTGAAGAACTCCGTTCCCACTGCAACTGATGTGGACAATCCCGATCTGCGTAGGGCCAGCGATGCGATGGCTGCCTTGCAGCGGTGGTATGTTCCGGCGACGGGGCTATACCAGACGACGGGGTGGTGGAATTCCGCTAATGCCACGACCACATTGGCGGATTATGCGCGGGTGAGCGGAAAGCGTGTCGACTACGAGGGAACGCTCGCGAACACGTTTGCGGTTGCCCAGAAGGAGGCTCCGGGCTTTCTCAACAAGTTCTATGACGATGAAGGGTGGTGGGCGCTGGCGTGGGTGGATGCCTACGATCTGACAGGCGACCCGCGCTATCTGACGATGGCGGAGTCGATCTTCAAGGATATGGCTGGCGGCTGGGACGATACGTGCGGCGGCGGCATCTGGTGGAGCAAGGACCGGGGGTATAAGAATGCGATTGCGAATGAGCTGTTTCTGGCGGTCGCGGCGCATCTTGCGAACAGGACCCGAGGCGCAGAGCGGCACGCGTACGCGACATGGAGCAAGCGTGAGCTGAAGTGGTTTCGCGGGACAGGGCTGATCAATGCGCAGGGGCTGATCAATGATGGGCTGGGCAAGGCCAAGGATCAGACGAGCGGAGGGGGGTGCTCGAACAACGGGCAGACTACGTGGACGTATAACCAGGGGGTGATCCTGGGCGGGCTAGCGGAGATGTCGAAGGGCGGCCATGGCGCGGCGGAGTTGAAGCTGGCACGGGAGATCGCTCGAGCGGCGATGGCGCATCTTGCGGACAAGGATGGCGTGCTGCATGACCCCTGCGAGCCGAAGTGCGGAGGCGACGGAGTGCAGTTCAAGGGGATCTTTGTGCGAAACCTGGCGGCGCTCTACCGGGTTGATCCCGAGGCGGAGTTTGCGGCGTTTGTGCAGGGGAACGCAGAGGCGATCTGGACGAAGGATCGAGGGCCGGAGGATCGGCTGGGGGAGACGTGGTCGGGGCCGTACATGGCCGCGAATGCAGGGGCACAGAGCTCGGGGCTGGATGCGTTGGTGGGCGCTGTGGAAGTGAGTCATAGGCAAGGGCGATCTGCGCTCAATTGA
- a CDS encoding alpha-mannosidase: protein MPASLLMLLTFPSLANAQKKDAPDLSKVPTLYVVGYAHLDTEWRWEYPQVIDEYLRKTMEDNFRLIDKYPHYIFNFSGANRYRLMKEYFPEDFAKLKQYVAEGRWHPAGSSMEEGDVNAPNAEAIIRQVLYGNDWFRAEFGKASAEYMLPDCFGFPASLPTILAHSGVKGFSTQKLVWGSSADGGGPESLEKTPEGTPFNVGVWVGPDGETVLAGVNPGSYGGHITTDLSKPLPERAPDPKIGDDAKKIAEMEAEGEAAEKAGKKIDPQRYEEYQKLRFEHDALAHEQQVNDFNRYQHDWAARVENNGKVTGLFTDYHYFGTGDIGGAPNEESVKTLEAIVTKGSVSLPVEGMPQRDNEAPTTPAVKVGEGPVHVVSSNADQMFLDITPEQAAKLPRYTGEMELTNHSAASLTSEGYQKRWIRHEELLADAAEKSSIAAAWLGARPYPLQRLNSAWTLAMGGHFHDLAAGTATPRSYEFAWNDDVIALNQFADVLKDAVQGVVAKMDTQTKGVPVVVFNQLNIARQDVVEAKVDFAGATPQAVRVIAPDGTEAPSQLVDGNVLFVANLPSVGYAVYDVQPVQGGNNEANLLKVSDRELENEYYRVKLNDDGDVASIFDKENNRELLSSPARLAISYDNPKQWPAWNMDWDQEQAAPKEYVSGPAKIRVVENGPVRVAIEVTRDTAGSHFVQTVSLSAGDGGKRVEFGNVIDWKTKESNLKASFPLTANNEMATYNWDIGTIERPTARPKKFEVPSHQWIDLTDASGKFGATVLTDSKNGSDKPNDHTLRLTLLVTPGTAGGYEDQATQDIGHHEFVYGIAGHSLGWRTAQTDWQGQRLNSPLYAFETAKHEGPLGKTFSLLKVDNPRIRVLAVKKAEHSDEVVVRLVELDGKPQEKVTVSFAAPVASAREVNGQEQPVGPATVEQGALVTSFGGYQPRTFALKLTSATTSAEGVRSAPVPLKFDLATATTDGTKVVGGFDGKGNSLPAEMLPSEINFNDVKFELGAAKTGSANALVSKGQVVKLPAGEYNRVYVLAAAADGDQQGVFEVGGAKTELKVEDWGGFIGQWDDRQWSKDDYKNDDYGQMTGLKPGFIKRDDLAWFASHHHDAAGKNVDYSYSYLFAYELDLPAGAKTLKLPNNKNIRIMAISVAQEDPKVTAARPLYDVLPAGTK from the coding sequence ATGCCAGCCAGCCTTCTGATGCTTCTGACGTTCCCGAGCCTTGCGAACGCGCAGAAGAAAGACGCTCCGGACCTGAGCAAGGTTCCAACGCTCTACGTAGTGGGTTATGCGCACCTCGATACCGAATGGCGGTGGGAGTACCCGCAGGTGATCGACGAATACCTGCGCAAAACGATGGAAGACAACTTCCGGCTGATCGACAAGTACCCGCACTACATCTTCAACTTCAGCGGCGCGAATCGCTATCGGCTGATGAAGGAGTACTTCCCGGAGGACTTCGCGAAGCTGAAGCAGTACGTGGCGGAGGGGCGCTGGCATCCGGCGGGGTCGAGCATGGAAGAGGGTGATGTGAACGCGCCGAACGCCGAGGCGATTATCCGGCAGGTTCTCTATGGGAACGACTGGTTCCGCGCAGAGTTTGGCAAGGCGAGCGCGGAGTACATGCTTCCGGACTGCTTCGGTTTCCCGGCATCGCTGCCGACGATTCTGGCGCACTCGGGAGTAAAGGGCTTCTCGACACAGAAGCTGGTGTGGGGATCGTCGGCGGATGGCGGAGGTCCGGAGAGCCTCGAAAAGACTCCTGAGGGGACGCCGTTCAACGTAGGTGTGTGGGTTGGGCCGGACGGCGAGACGGTGCTGGCTGGGGTAAATCCTGGAAGCTATGGCGGCCACATTACGACCGACCTCAGCAAGCCGCTGCCGGAGCGTGCTCCCGACCCAAAGATCGGAGACGACGCCAAGAAGATTGCGGAGATGGAGGCCGAAGGCGAGGCTGCCGAGAAGGCTGGCAAGAAGATCGACCCGCAGCGTTACGAGGAGTATCAGAAGCTTCGGTTTGAGCACGATGCTCTGGCCCATGAGCAGCAGGTGAACGACTTCAACCGCTACCAGCACGATTGGGCGGCGCGGGTGGAGAACAACGGCAAGGTGACAGGTCTGTTCACCGACTACCACTACTTTGGCACCGGCGATATCGGCGGAGCTCCGAACGAAGAGTCGGTGAAGACGCTGGAGGCGATCGTCACGAAGGGAAGCGTGAGCCTGCCGGTGGAAGGGATGCCGCAGCGCGACAATGAAGCGCCGACGACGCCGGCGGTGAAGGTCGGTGAAGGGCCGGTCCATGTGGTCTCTTCCAACGCGGACCAGATGTTCCTGGACATTACGCCGGAGCAGGCTGCGAAGCTGCCCCGGTACACGGGCGAGATGGAGCTGACGAATCACTCGGCTGCATCGTTGACCTCCGAGGGGTATCAGAAGCGTTGGATTCGGCACGAAGAGCTGCTGGCGGATGCGGCGGAGAAGTCTTCGATTGCGGCGGCATGGCTGGGAGCTCGGCCGTATCCTCTGCAGCGCCTGAATAGCGCATGGACACTAGCGATGGGAGGCCACTTCCATGATCTGGCGGCAGGCACGGCGACGCCACGTTCGTACGAGTTTGCGTGGAACGACGACGTAATCGCGCTCAACCAGTTTGCCGACGTTCTGAAGGACGCGGTCCAGGGCGTGGTTGCAAAGATGGACACGCAGACCAAAGGCGTTCCCGTGGTCGTCTTCAACCAGCTCAACATAGCCCGCCAGGATGTGGTTGAAGCGAAGGTGGACTTTGCAGGCGCGACGCCGCAGGCGGTTCGCGTGATCGCGCCTGATGGGACGGAAGCGCCCTCGCAGCTCGTCGACGGCAACGTGCTGTTTGTGGCAAACCTGCCTTCGGTGGGCTACGCGGTGTACGACGTCCAACCGGTGCAGGGCGGAAACAATGAAGCAAACTTATTAAAGGTTTCAGACCGGGAGCTTGAGAACGAGTACTATCGCGTGAAGCTGAACGATGATGGCGACGTCGCGAGCATCTTCGATAAAGAGAACAACAGGGAGCTGCTGTCGTCTCCGGCGCGGCTCGCGATCTCTTACGACAACCCCAAGCAGTGGCCGGCGTGGAACATGGACTGGGACCAGGAGCAGGCTGCGCCGAAGGAATATGTCTCGGGCCCAGCGAAGATCCGGGTCGTCGAGAATGGCCCGGTCCGCGTCGCGATCGAAGTGACACGCGACACCGCGGGATCGCACTTTGTGCAGACCGTAAGTCTCTCTGCCGGCGATGGCGGCAAGAGGGTGGAGTTCGGCAACGTGATCGACTGGAAGACGAAGGAGTCGAACCTGAAGGCGAGCTTCCCGCTGACCGCGAACAACGAGATGGCCACCTACAACTGGGACATCGGGACGATCGAGCGGCCAACGGCGAGACCGAAGAAGTTTGAGGTGCCATCGCACCAGTGGATCGACCTGACGGATGCGAGCGGTAAGTTTGGCGCGACGGTATTGACGGACAGCAAGAACGGTTCCGACAAGCCGAACGACCACACGCTGCGCCTGACCCTTCTGGTGACGCCGGGAACTGCGGGCGGATACGAAGACCAGGCCACCCAGGACATCGGGCACCATGAGTTTGTGTATGGCATCGCGGGGCACTCACTGGGCTGGCGTACAGCGCAGACGGACTGGCAGGGGCAGAGACTGAACTCGCCGCTGTATGCGTTTGAGACAGCGAAGCATGAGGGCCCGCTGGGCAAGACCTTCTCGCTGCTGAAGGTGGACAACCCTCGGATCCGCGTGCTGGCCGTCAAGAAGGCAGAGCATAGCGACGAAGTTGTGGTGCGACTGGTGGAGCTTGACGGCAAGCCGCAGGAGAAGGTGACCGTGTCGTTTGCGGCCCCGGTCGCGAGTGCGCGTGAGGTGAATGGGCAGGAACAGCCAGTGGGTCCGGCGACCGTGGAGCAGGGAGCGCTGGTGACTTCGTTTGGTGGCTATCAGCCACGGACGTTTGCACTCAAGCTGACGTCCGCGACCACGTCCGCTGAGGGTGTCCGTTCGGCTCCAGTGCCGCTCAAGTTCGATCTGGCGACGGCGACGACCGATGGCACCAAGGTCGTTGGCGGCTTCGATGGCAAAGGAAACTCGCTGCCTGCGGAGATGCTGCCGAGTGAGATCAACTTCAACGATGTGAAGTTCGAGCTTGGGGCTGCAAAGACCGGCTCGGCGAATGCTTTGGTCTCGAAGGGTCAAGTCGTCAAGCTGCCGGCGGGCGAGTACAACCGTGTGTATGTGCTGGCCGCTGCAGCGGATGGGGATCAGCAGGGAGTCTTCGAGGTTGGCGGCGCGAAGACAGAGCTGAAGGTCGAAGACTGGGGCGGCTTCATCGGGCAATGGGATGACCGCCAGTGGAGCAAGGATGATTACAAGAACGACGACTACGGCCAGATGACCGGTCTAAAGCCAGGGTTCATCAAGCGCGACGATCTCGCGTGGTTCGCGAGCCATCATCATGACGCTGCAGGCAAGAACGTCGACTATTCGTACTCGTACCTGTTCGCGTATGAGTTGGACCTACCCGCGGGTGCGAAGACGCTGAAGCTCCCGAACAATAAAAACATCCGCATCATGGCCATCTCGGTAGCACAGGAAGACCCCAAGGTCACAGCGGCTCGACCGCTGTACGATGTGCTGCCAGCGGGTACGAAGTAG
- a CDS encoding TonB-dependent receptor domain-containing protein, with protein MTHIQSLYKSRRAGLWAKPAALLLALFVLVSGHFNSAWAQANAGVTGTVTDNTGAVVANASVVVTNDGTCISSHLTTSSAGTYTAKGLNPGKYTITVDAAGFKKAVLTGVNVDVSVISTLDFTLSNGDASETVEVTSSAIALNTTEPQLGSTIEPEVVAALPVEVSGRGRQIDQLQFLAPGVTGDSFSHRDGGGADFEQEIVYNGIPAPQSETEGYTQNFNPPFEMVQEFRVERSTFAAQFGLGQGALTYQMATGTNKYHGDLFEINRNNLFDSVGFFNGKAFNPTTNPNDHVPTDHENNYGFTVSGPISIPHLYNGHDKTFGHYSQEWYKENNTNTYPGTVPTAREKTGDFTDYVDGSGNVIPIFDPTTGKQFVCNGVANVICPERISPLSATLIPSIPDPDRPGLDSNKSPVDFINPNIQHVWGFTVDQVINQAQGIHFSMWHNYFHNFGFDQAPIVLAPNPLNSLREYPNKGSGYLLTYNNALTSHLAMTAGIGWIGEINNQFNNSRYSFPGIAGGIVPPNFTFDGQHTLTQWGTSGANTGSVNRKLGLVAVNNWLWSLGRHTFNIGGEFRRTYQDDNEEQTAGGQFNFSHNTTSDPAKDPATGAPVADFNTDGSAFASFLLGIPDSDNRANSQELKLRNVDLSPYVQDDIKLNPKLTLNLGIRWDIQVPFTENNNNIVYFNPNGTDAHFANAAGNPIPGAATKFGNCTGCAGVSRADTHFTHFGPRLGFAYKLSDKSVIQAGFAIAFLNGGAYEYGTNKVAVNYGNLLVGTYTRNSLGTTASAVGNWDTGTPILPNPPATPFSTGLGAGTQIMAFDTKKDGFAPYSQQWNVNYQRELPYNLFLTAAFIGNRVIHLPSNINQINQIDPKILALKSDLTLSFADGSAQQAGYTLPYQNFVADFGGNATVGQALSPYPQYSYIRNNFEGFGTAYYQSAQIEVDKRFTNGLSFLVGYTLSKEMDNASSGFSTFTNGGINKYNQKPEWAISSSDELQTLKVSGTYQLPIGPGKKYLNNKGITGQALGGWQIGWITSYQSGNPTGATQNGTPVPTQGEFYRPVLTGPLGTASYSRIRDNFVGKGGTGAVWNVSSWADSPAYTLADTKRNYYDLRNPPNYNEAANVSKKFHFGERFSGVLQVDYFNVLNRTRFNNPDQNIDNGHFGQDVNNQGSQISNRQGQAQFRLEF; from the coding sequence ATGACGCACATCCAATCTTTGTACAAGTCGAGGCGAGCGGGCCTCTGGGCTAAACCCGCCGCGCTTTTGCTTGCACTCTTCGTTCTCGTATCGGGTCACTTCAACTCCGCATGGGCCCAGGCGAACGCCGGTGTCACCGGCACGGTCACCGACAACACAGGCGCGGTCGTTGCGAACGCCAGTGTCGTCGTCACCAATGATGGAACGTGCATCTCAAGCCATCTGACGACCAGCAGCGCCGGTACCTACACCGCTAAGGGCCTGAATCCCGGCAAATACACCATCACGGTCGACGCTGCCGGCTTCAAGAAGGCAGTCCTAACCGGCGTAAACGTCGATGTCAGCGTGATCTCAACTCTAGACTTCACTCTCTCCAACGGCGACGCAAGCGAAACGGTTGAAGTGACCTCGAGCGCGATCGCCCTCAACACCACCGAACCACAGCTTGGAAGCACGATCGAACCAGAGGTTGTGGCAGCGCTTCCCGTAGAGGTCTCTGGCCGCGGACGGCAGATCGACCAGCTTCAGTTTCTGGCTCCTGGCGTAACGGGTGACAGCTTCTCTCACCGCGACGGTGGTGGCGCCGACTTCGAGCAAGAGATCGTTTATAACGGCATCCCGGCGCCTCAGTCAGAGACTGAGGGCTACACGCAAAACTTCAATCCACCCTTTGAGATGGTCCAGGAGTTTCGCGTCGAGCGCTCCACGTTTGCAGCTCAGTTCGGTCTTGGCCAGGGTGCTCTGACCTATCAGATGGCTACCGGCACCAACAAATATCACGGCGATCTGTTCGAGATTAACCGTAATAACCTCTTCGACTCTGTCGGCTTCTTCAACGGCAAAGCGTTCAACCCGACGACGAATCCGAATGACCATGTTCCCACTGATCATGAGAACAACTATGGCTTCACTGTGTCGGGGCCGATCAGCATTCCTCATCTCTACAATGGCCACGACAAGACCTTTGGCCACTATAGCCAGGAGTGGTACAAGGAAAACAATACGAACACCTATCCGGGTACGGTTCCGACCGCACGAGAGAAGACGGGAGACTTTACCGATTACGTCGACGGTTCAGGAAATGTCATCCCCATCTTTGATCCAACTACAGGGAAGCAGTTTGTCTGTAACGGCGTGGCGAACGTGATTTGCCCTGAGCGCATCAGCCCGCTCTCGGCTACGTTGATTCCTTCAATTCCTGATCCGGATCGTCCGGGCCTGGATAGCAACAAGAGCCCCGTTGATTTCATTAATCCGAACATCCAGCATGTATGGGGATTTACTGTCGACCAGGTGATCAACCAGGCGCAGGGCATCCACTTCAGCATGTGGCACAACTACTTCCACAACTTCGGTTTCGATCAGGCCCCGATTGTTCTTGCTCCGAACCCGCTGAACAGCCTTCGCGAGTACCCAAACAAGGGTAGCGGATACCTGTTGACGTACAACAACGCATTGACGTCGCATCTTGCCATGACCGCCGGTATCGGCTGGATTGGGGAGATCAACAACCAGTTCAATAACTCCAGATACAGCTTTCCTGGAATTGCAGGCGGCATCGTTCCGCCAAACTTCACTTTCGATGGCCAGCACACGCTGACGCAGTGGGGCACAAGTGGCGCGAACACCGGCTCTGTTAACCGCAAGTTGGGTCTTGTCGCTGTAAACAACTGGCTCTGGTCGCTGGGACGGCACACCTTCAATATCGGTGGAGAGTTCCGTCGCACTTACCAGGACGACAACGAAGAACAGACTGCCGGCGGTCAGTTCAACTTCAGCCACAACACAACCTCCGATCCCGCAAAGGATCCCGCCACTGGCGCGCCCGTCGCCGACTTCAACACGGACGGCAGCGCCTTCGCAAGCTTCCTGCTTGGAATTCCCGACAGCGACAACCGGGCCAATAGCCAGGAGTTGAAGTTGCGGAACGTCGATCTGTCGCCTTATGTGCAGGACGATATCAAGTTGAATCCGAAGCTAACTTTGAATCTTGGCATTCGCTGGGACATTCAAGTGCCATTCACCGAGAACAACAACAACATTGTTTACTTCAACCCCAACGGCACTGACGCGCACTTCGCCAATGCCGCTGGCAACCCGATTCCTGGTGCGGCGACCAAATTCGGCAACTGCACTGGCTGCGCTGGCGTCAGCAGGGCGGATACGCACTTTACCCACTTCGGTCCGCGCCTTGGCTTTGCCTATAAGCTAAGCGATAAGAGCGTCATCCAGGCTGGCTTCGCGATCGCTTTCCTGAATGGTGGCGCGTATGAGTACGGCACCAATAAGGTCGCTGTTAACTACGGCAATCTGCTCGTAGGAACTTACACCCGTAACAGTCTCGGTACTACTGCCTCGGCAGTTGGGAATTGGGATACCGGTACACCCATTCTTCCCAACCCGCCTGCAACGCCGTTCTCGACCGGACTTGGCGCAGGGACGCAAATCATGGCGTTCGACACCAAGAAGGACGGCTTCGCACCCTATAGCCAACAGTGGAACGTAAACTATCAGCGCGAACTACCTTACAACCTCTTCCTTACCGCGGCCTTTATTGGCAACCGCGTCATTCATCTTCCGAGCAATATCAACCAGATCAACCAGATCGACCCGAAGATCCTCGCACTGAAGAGTGACCTAACCCTCAGCTTCGCAGATGGTAGCGCTCAACAGGCAGGCTATACACTTCCGTATCAAAATTTCGTAGCCGACTTTGGTGGTAATGCGACGGTTGGACAGGCCCTATCGCCCTATCCGCAGTACTCCTATATTCGGAACAACTTCGAAGGCTTTGGTACGGCCTACTACCAAAGCGCACAGATCGAGGTCGATAAGCGCTTCACCAACGGCCTATCCTTCCTGGTTGGCTATACGCTCTCCAAGGAGATGGATAACGCGAGCAGTGGATTCTCTACCTTCACCAATGGAGGCATCAACAAGTACAACCAGAAGCCGGAATGGGCTATCTCAAGCTCCGACGAACTTCAGACCTTGAAGGTCAGCGGAACCTACCAGCTTCCCATCGGTCCTGGTAAGAAGTACCTAAACAACAAGGGCATCACCGGTCAGGCGCTCGGCGGCTGGCAGATCGGCTGGATTACGTCGTACCAGTCCGGCAATCCTACCGGCGCAACCCAGAATGGCACACCCGTTCCGACCCAGGGCGAATTCTATCGGCCGGTACTGACCGGGCCGCTCGGAACTGCCAGCTACAGCCGAATTCGTGACAATTTTGTGGGCAAGGGGGGTACAGGAGCTGTCTGGAACGTATCATCATGGGCGGACTCTCCGGCTTACACGCTTGCGGATACCAAGCGGAACTACTATGACCTACGCAATCCGCCAAACTACAACGAGGCAGCGAACGTGTCGAAGAAGTTCCACTTTGGAGAACGGTTTTCTGGCGTGTTGCAGGTCGACTACTTCAATGTGTTGAACCGAACGCGCTTCAATAATCCTGATCAGAACATTGACAACGGACACTTTGGACAAGACGTAAACAACCAAGGCTCACAGATTTCAAACCGTCAGGGGCAGGCGCAGTTTCGGCTTGAGTTCTAA
- a CDS encoding tetratricopeptide repeat protein, translating to MSAVPSFLRLTLALTLLAFVMPQPVPAQAHGDEVSPEVERLYAEAGEAQAANDTGTAIAKYLAMIKLAPHLAAAYNNLGMLYFNDRDYEHAVETLERGLRLHVSMPTATAMLGLSYYQLGQNAKAEPLIKTALSSKPGDDQLEMALAQVQIRQSEYQQATVTLTHYLGRNPKDQSGWYQLGKTYLQMSQDALSKINQIDPNSVVAHEITGEIDESMHNYDLALVEYKRAIELAPNQPGTHMHMANTYWLMTNWEPAEKEFAAEIAVDPNNCSARWKLANSMLELNEPADKALNELNQAVDRCPTLMQARVDRARALVRLERQEEALPDLKLALAESPSEPSIHFLLASVYRAEGDQERATKEMQLYARLQREARDAAAAQAADVLQVKKDAQ from the coding sequence ATGAGCGCTGTTCCTTCCTTCTTACGGCTCACACTTGCGCTTACGCTGCTTGCTTTCGTGATGCCTCAGCCAGTACCGGCCCAGGCACATGGCGACGAGGTCTCGCCTGAGGTGGAGAGGCTGTATGCCGAGGCCGGCGAGGCGCAGGCGGCGAACGATACGGGCACTGCGATCGCGAAGTATCTAGCCATGATCAAACTCGCTCCGCATCTTGCCGCCGCTTATAACAACCTCGGCATGCTGTACTTCAACGACCGCGACTACGAGCATGCAGTCGAGACTCTCGAGCGCGGCCTGAGGCTTCATGTAAGCATGCCGACCGCAACAGCCATGCTCGGTCTCAGCTACTACCAGCTTGGCCAGAACGCGAAGGCCGAGCCACTGATCAAGACCGCCTTATCCAGCAAGCCCGGAGACGACCAGCTTGAGATGGCACTGGCGCAGGTTCAGATCAGACAAAGCGAATACCAGCAGGCGACGGTTACGCTGACCCACTATCTCGGCCGAAATCCGAAGGATCAAAGCGGCTGGTATCAACTGGGCAAGACGTATCTGCAGATGTCCCAGGACGCGTTGAGCAAGATCAATCAAATCGATCCGAACTCTGTTGTTGCCCACGAGATCACCGGCGAGATCGACGAGAGTATGCATAACTACGACCTGGCCCTGGTGGAGTACAAGAGGGCGATCGAGCTTGCTCCGAACCAGCCGGGGACGCATATGCACATGGCGAATACCTACTGGCTGATGACGAACTGGGAGCCAGCAGAGAAAGAGTTTGCCGCTGAGATCGCCGTCGATCCGAATAATTGTAGCGCGCGGTGGAAGCTCGCAAACTCGATGCTTGAGTTGAACGAACCAGCGGACAAAGCATTGAACGAGTTGAACCAGGCGGTCGACCGCTGCCCAACACTCATGCAGGCGAGGGTCGATCGCGCTCGCGCTCTGGTGCGGTTGGAGCGGCAGGAAGAGGCGTTGCCAGACCTCAAGCTCGCCTTGGCTGAGAGCCCCAGCGAGCCATCGATACATTTCCTCCTGGCGTCGGTCTATCGTGCCGAAGGCGACCAGGAGCGAGCCACGAAGGAGATGCAGCTTTATGCCCGTCTGCAGCGCGAGGCCCGCGATGCCGCAGCTGCTCAGGCCGCAGACGTGTTGCAGGTGAAGAAGGATGCGCAGTAG